ATCCGTCAGCCGTTGATGGACATCAAGAACCATTGCGGCGCACTGGTTTCGCCCTGATAGCAGAGGCCCCTGACACGTCGTGTCAGGGGCCTCTGTTCTAGAGCGTCAGTACCGGTAGTGCTCCGGCTTGTAGGGGCCTTCGACGTCGACGCCGATGTACTCGGCCTGCTCCTTGGTGAGCTTGGTCAGCGTGCCGCCGAGTGCCTCGACGTGGATACGCGCGACCTTCTCGTCGAGGTGCTTGGCCAACCGGTAGACCGCGTTGTCGTACTCGTCGTTCTTGGTCCACAACTCGATCTGGGCGATCACCTGGTTCGAGAAGCTGTTGCTCATCACGAACGACGGATGCCCGGTCGCATTGCCCAGGTTCAGCAACCGGCCTTCCGACAGCACGATGATCGACTTGCCGTCGTCGAAGATCCACTGATCGACCTGCGGCTTGATGTTGAGGCGCCTGGCGCCCGAACGCTCGAGCGCCGCCATCTGGATCTCATCGTCGAAGTGGCCGATGTTGCCGAGGATGGCCTGGTCCTTCATCTGCCGCATGTGGTCCAGCGTGATGATGTCCTTGTTGCCGGTCGCCGTGATGACCATGTCGGCCTCGCCGATCGCCTCCTCGACGGTGCGCACGTCGAAGCCGTCCATCAGCGCCTGCAGGGCGTTGATCGGGTCGATCTCGGTGACCGTCACCCGGGCGCCCTGGCCGGCCAGCGATTCCGCACAGCCCTTGCCGACGTCGCCGTAGCCGCAGATCAGCACCTTCTTGCCGCCGATGAGGACGTCGGTACCGCGGTTGATGCCGTCGATCAACGAGTGCCGGGTGCCGTACTTGTTGTCGAACTTGGACTTGGTCACCGAGTCGTTGACGTTGATCGCCGGGAACGGCAGCTCGCCGGAGGCCTCGAACTGGTAGAGCCGCAGCACACCGGTCGTGGTCTCCTCGGTGACGCCCTTGACCGACTCGGCGATCTTGGTCCACTTGCTCTTGTCGGTCTCGAAGCGCTTACGCAGGACTCCGAGGAAGACCTTCCATTCGGTGGAGTCGTCGTCCTCGGCGGGCGGAACGACACCGGCCTTCTCGTACTGCGCGCCGCGCAGCACCATCATGGTGGCGTCACCGCCGTCGTCGAGAATCATGTTGGCGGGCTCGCCTTCCCAGGTGAGCATCTGCTCGGCGGCCCACCAGTACTCCTCGAGAGTCTCGCCCTTCCACGCGAACACCGGGGTGCCCTTGGGCTCCTCGGGGGTGCCGTTCGGGCCGACGACGACGGCCGCGGCGGCGTGGTCCTGGGTGGAGAAGATGTTGCAGGACGCCCAGCGCACCTTGGCACCGAGGGCCACCAGGGTCTCGA
The nucleotide sequence above comes from Mycolicibacterium moriokaense. Encoded proteins:
- the ahcY gene encoding adenosylhomocysteinase; the encoded protein is MTELKADVRNGIDYKVADLSLAEFGRKEIRLAEHEMPGLMALRREYHDVQPLKGARISGSLHMTVQTAVLIETLVALGAKVRWASCNIFSTQDHAAAAVVVGPNGTPEEPKGTPVFAWKGETLEEYWWAAEQMLTWEGEPANMILDDGGDATMMVLRGAQYEKAGVVPPAEDDDSTEWKVFLGVLRKRFETDKSKWTKIAESVKGVTEETTTGVLRLYQFEASGELPFPAINVNDSVTKSKFDNKYGTRHSLIDGINRGTDVLIGGKKVLICGYGDVGKGCAESLAGQGARVTVTEIDPINALQALMDGFDVRTVEEAIGEADMVITATGNKDIITLDHMRQMKDQAILGNIGHFDDEIQMAALERSGARRLNIKPQVDQWIFDDGKSIIVLSEGRLLNLGNATGHPSFVMSNSFSNQVIAQIELWTKNDEYDNAVYRLAKHLDEKVARIHVEALGGTLTKLTKEQAEYIGVDVEGPYKPEHYRY